One Brachyspira pilosicoli P43/6/78 genomic window carries:
- the ftsH gene encoding ATP-dependent zinc metalloprotease FtsH, producing MANNKKKNMNRRNNIPQSGGGNQIIIILLLTMVVVMAIMYFQKTPQVKAQEWDYSTVVQKVKDGVVKEVTIVDQYIKNGKAVETVNGKITEIDFYSYIPFTASGFADFLIENNVKVRGEAEKPSYFSIILVNLLPILAIGFLLWFFMFRQVQGSNNRAMNFGKSRARLLTKEDVKVTFKDVEGCKEAKEELQEVVQFLKDASKFTRLGAKIPKGVLLVGPPGTGKTLLAKAVAGEANVPFFSMSGSEFVEMFVGVGASRVRDLFEQGKRSAPCIIFIDELDAVGRTRGAGYGGGHDEREQTLNQMLVEMDGFNTDTRIIIFAATNRPDVLDPALLRPGRFDRQVVVDLPDVKGREGIFKVHVAKIQHDPSIDLYHLARATPGFSGADIANMVNEAALIAARNDKERVELKDFEEARDKVMMGPERRSILISEKEKLNTAYHEAGHTLMAVLLQNTDALHKVTIVPRGRSLGATWTLPSDGRYTLQRKKAIDEMSLLLGGRVAEEFKFGEDSVTTGASNDIERVTELARRMVCEWGMSKLGPIAFGQKEQPIFLGKEIARHKDYSEETAQKIDEEVHKFVIKAYERTKKLIAENADKFEALSRELFEKESLDIEDIERICEVKLDRVKDKLVYAGKDPKRGTDELEDPSAYQDGEVKSVKDEVFSTPIKPLKDEKSSKKTSSINKKISSPSRKKKSEEE from the coding sequence ATGGCTAACAATAAAAAAAAGAACATGAATAGAAGAAATAACATTCCTCAAAGCGGAGGCGGAAATCAGATTATTATAATATTGCTTCTTACTATGGTAGTAGTAATGGCAATAATGTACTTTCAGAAAACACCTCAAGTTAAGGCTCAGGAATGGGATTATTCTACAGTTGTACAAAAAGTAAAAGATGGTGTTGTTAAAGAAGTTACTATAGTTGACCAATACATAAAAAATGGTAAAGCTGTAGAGACTGTTAATGGTAAAATTACAGAGATAGATTTTTATTCTTATATACCTTTTACTGCAAGCGGTTTTGCAGATTTCCTTATAGAAAATAATGTAAAGGTTCGCGGAGAAGCTGAAAAACCTAGTTATTTTAGCATAATACTTGTAAACTTGCTTCCTATACTTGCTATAGGATTTTTGCTTTGGTTCTTTATGTTTAGACAGGTTCAAGGTTCAAATAACAGAGCTATGAACTTTGGAAAAAGCAGAGCAAGACTATTAACAAAAGAAGATGTAAAAGTAACTTTCAAAGATGTTGAGGGCTGTAAAGAGGCTAAAGAAGAGCTTCAAGAGGTTGTTCAATTCTTAAAAGATGCTAGTAAATTCACTAGACTTGGTGCTAAGATACCAAAGGGAGTATTATTAGTAGGCCCTCCAGGTACTGGTAAAACTTTACTTGCTAAAGCTGTTGCTGGTGAAGCTAATGTACCTTTCTTTAGTATGTCTGGTTCTGAGTTTGTTGAGATGTTTGTAGGTGTGGGTGCTTCAAGGGTAAGAGATTTATTTGAACAAGGTAAAAGGTCTGCTCCTTGTATTATATTTATAGATGAGCTTGATGCTGTGGGTAGAACTAGAGGAGCTGGATACGGCGGCGGTCATGATGAAAGAGAGCAAACTCTAAACCAAATGCTCGTTGAAATGGACGGTTTTAATACTGACACTAGAATTATAATATTTGCTGCTACTAACAGACCTGATGTACTTGACCCTGCATTGCTTCGTCCTGGAAGATTTGACAGACAGGTTGTTGTTGATTTACCTGATGTTAAAGGAAGAGAGGGTATATTTAAAGTGCATGTTGCTAAAATACAGCATGATCCTTCTATAGATTTGTATCATTTAGCTAGAGCTACTCCTGGTTTTTCTGGTGCTGATATAGCTAATATGGTTAATGAAGCTGCTTTGATTGCTGCTAGAAATGACAAGGAAAGAGTTGAGCTTAAAGATTTTGAAGAGGCTCGCGATAAAGTTATGATGGGTCCTGAAAGAAGAAGCATTCTTATAAGCGAAAAAGAAAAGCTTAATACTGCTTACCACGAGGCTGGACACACTTTAATGGCAGTGCTACTTCAAAATACTGATGCTTTACATAAAGTAACAATTGTACCTCGTGGAAGAAGCTTGGGTGCTACTTGGACGCTTCCTTCAGACGGCAGATATACACTTCAAAGAAAAAAGGCCATTGATGAAATGTCTTTACTTCTTGGAGGACGTGTTGCTGAAGAGTTTAAGTTTGGTGAAGATTCTGTTACTACTGGTGCTTCTAATGATATAGAGAGAGTTACTGAACTTGCTAGAAGAATGGTTTGCGAATGGGGTATGAGTAAGCTTGGTCCTATTGCTTTCGGTCAAAAAGAACAGCCTATATTCTTGGGTAAAGAAATTGCACGCCACAAAGACTATAGTGAAGAAACTGCTCAAAAAATTGATGAGGAAGTACATAAGTTTGTAATAAAAGCTTATGAAAGAACTAAAAAATTAATAGCTGAAAATGCTGATAAGTTTGAGGCATTATCTAGAGAGTTATTTGAAAAAGAATCTCTTGATATAGAAGATATTGAAAGAATATGTGAAGTTAAACTTGATAGAGTAAAAGACAAATTAGTTTATGCTGGTAAAGACCCTAAAAGAGGTACAGATGAACTTGAAGACCCTTCTGCTTATCAAGATGGAGAAGTAAAGAGTGTTAAAGATGAAGTATTTTCTACTCCTATAAAACCTCTTAAAGACGAAAAATCTTCTAAGAAAACTTCTTCTATTAATAAAAAAATCTCTTCTCCTAGCAGAAAAAAGAAAAGCGAAGAAGAATAA
- a CDS encoding DUF2157 domain-containing protein gives MSSKERFILKEIKKWYKDSLISEEQLKTLSSKYSNNIYLNWQPIIKSIMITGIVLVMIGFIAFISFYIFSLYFIAFLFTLLFVSGFIINEVMIRKEINLPKTSAVIIALSSIFLACDIFTIYYIIFGNKHNYTILFLITIIIFFIIAYIKKNYIVLSIALVSAITWYGFEGFDFPYIDSYIFNINNYIRVILMSTAIFLLGITDVNIKIFGNKYYLFSKIFYSVGILYLNIVLAIMSIFGTYDTVILFKDNKTETITYSIIFLITNIIMLSLGIKIKKMSIIKYSIFFILANMYIRYFEYFYLSMNSWIFFIILGVITILIGIVIERIIQNS, from the coding sequence ATGAGCAGTAAAGAAAGATTTATATTAAAAGAAATAAAAAAATGGTATAAAGATAGCCTCATATCTGAAGAACAATTAAAAACATTATCTTCAAAATATAGTAACAATATATATTTAAACTGGCAGCCTATAATAAAATCAATAATGATAACTGGAATAGTATTAGTTATGATTGGTTTTATAGCTTTTATTAGTTTTTATATATTCTCTCTTTATTTTATAGCATTTTTATTTACGCTTCTTTTTGTATCAGGATTTATAATTAATGAAGTAATGATAAGAAAAGAAATAAACCTTCCAAAGACTTCAGCTGTAATAATTGCATTATCTTCTATATTTTTAGCCTGCGACATATTTACAATTTATTATATAATATTTGGAAACAAACATAATTATACAATACTATTTTTAATAACTATTATAATATTTTTTATCATAGCTTATATTAAAAAAAATTATATAGTGCTTTCAATAGCATTAGTATCAGCAATTACATGGTATGGTTTTGAAGGATTTGATTTTCCTTATATTGATTCTTATATTTTTAATATTAATAATTATATAAGAGTTATTTTAATGAGTACTGCCATATTTTTATTAGGCATTACAGATGTTAATATAAAGATATTTGGAAATAAATATTATCTATTTTCAAAAATATTTTATAGTGTTGGAATATTATATTTAAACATTGTATTAGCAATTATGAGTATATTCGGAACTTATGATACAGTGATATTATTTAAAGACAACAAAACAGAAACTATAACATACAGTATAATATTTTTAATCACAAATATTATAATGCTTAGTTTGGGTATAAAAATAAAAAAGATGTCTATAATAAAATATTCTATATTTTTTATATTAGCTAATATGTATATAAGATATTTTGAATATTTTTATTTATCTATGAACAGTTGGATATTTTTTATAATACTTGGGGTTATTACGATTTTAATAGGAATAGTGATAGAGCGAATAATACAAAACAGTTAG
- a CDS encoding cation:dicarboxylate symporter family transporter has translation MKKIGLLPRIIIGIILGILVGMYLPGPVVRIFVTFSSIFSLFLNFIIPLMIVAFIGYGIASLTEGASKLIGITVAISYGSTLLAGSIAFLVASNLFPTLLGSAALSSVKIESGLDSYFTIPLKPLFDVTSAVVFAFILGIGITMLRPKKQGEELFSIVRDSEEVIQAVLKNIIIPLLPIHILGTFANLAYAGSIQHILVIFGKVFAVVITLHILYITALFIISGIIGKNLL, from the coding sequence ATGAAAAAAATTGGTTTGCTGCCTAGAATTATCATTGGTATAATTCTAGGTATTTTAGTAGGCATGTATCTTCCTGGTCCTGTAGTAAGAATATTTGTAACTTTCAGTTCTATATTTAGTTTATTTTTAAACTTTATTATACCTCTTATGATAGTTGCTTTTATAGGATACGGTATTGCTAGCCTTACAGAGGGTGCTTCAAAACTTATTGGAATTACTGTAGCTATATCTTATGGTTCTACATTATTAGCTGGAAGTATCGCTTTTTTAGTAGCTTCAAATCTCTTCCCTACTCTTTTGGGTTCTGCTGCTTTAAGCAGTGTAAAAATAGAGTCTGGTTTAGACAGCTACTTTACTATACCTCTTAAACCATTATTTGATGTTACATCTGCTGTAGTATTTGCATTTATACTTGGTATTGGTATTACAATGCTAAGACCTAAGAAACAAGGTGAGGAATTATTTTCTATAGTAAGAGACTCTGAAGAGGTTATACAGGCTGTTCTTAAAAATATAATAATACCTTTATTGCCTATACACATTTTAGGTACTTTTGCTAATTTAGCTTATGCAGGAAGCATACAGCATATACTTGTAATATTTGGTAAAGTATTTGCTGTTGTTATTACTTTACATATACTTTATATCACTGCTTTATTTATAATATCTGGAATTATAGGAAAAAATCTCCTTTAA
- a CDS encoding dicarboxylate/amino acid:cation symporter, producing MEESIKKGKKDYLLIKLFIGIVVGILIGTYSNEGLINVIQSIKYVLNQVISFMVPLIVLGFIAPAITRMGNKANKMLGVMLALAYFSSVGAALFSTVAGYAIIPNLNIASNVAGGKELPEIIFKLDINPVFPVITALFLAICGGVAVVKTKSQYFENLLDELNNIILFLVNTVVVPILPFYIGSTFATLAYEGTVIKSIPIFLIIILIAIVGHFIWLTLLYTIAGIVSKKNPARVFKHYGPAYLTAVGTMSSAATLPVALKCASKSDALDKDIVDFAIPMGSTIHLCGSVLTETFFVMTISKILYGSLPPVGTMILFVILLGIFAVGAPGVPGGTVVASLGIIISVLGFNDDGTALILAIFALQDSFGTACNVTGDGALALILQGIFRKNS from the coding sequence ATGGAAGAGTCTATCAAAAAAGGCAAAAAAGACTATTTGCTGATAAAACTGTTTATAGGAATAGTTGTAGGAATTCTAATAGGTACATATTCTAATGAAGGTTTAATCAATGTAATACAATCTATAAAATATGTACTTAATCAAGTGATATCGTTTATGGTACCTTTAATAGTATTAGGATTTATTGCTCCTGCTATAACAAGAATGGGTAATAAAGCTAATAAGATGTTGGGAGTGATGCTTGCTTTGGCTTATTTCTCTTCTGTGGGAGCTGCTTTATTTTCTACTGTTGCAGGATATGCAATAATACCTAATTTGAATATAGCTTCAAATGTTGCAGGAGGAAAAGAGTTGCCAGAGATAATATTTAAATTAGATATTAACCCTGTATTTCCAGTAATTACTGCATTATTTTTAGCAATATGCGGAGGTGTGGCAGTTGTAAAAACTAAATCTCAGTATTTTGAAAACTTATTAGATGAGCTTAATAATATAATACTATTTTTGGTAAATACAGTAGTAGTACCTATATTGCCATTTTATATTGGAAGCACATTTGCTACTTTAGCTTATGAGGGTACAGTTATTAAAAGCATACCAATATTCTTAATAATCATACTTATAGCAATAGTTGGACACTTTATATGGCTTACATTATTATATACTATAGCTGGTATTGTATCAAAGAAAAATCCTGCAAGAGTATTTAAGCATTATGGACCTGCTTATCTTACTGCTGTTGGTACTATGTCATCTGCGGCTACTTTACCTGTTGCATTAAAATGTGCAAGCAAGTCTGATGCTTTAGATAAAGACATTGTTGATTTTGCTATACCAATGGGTTCAACTATACACTTATGCGGTTCTGTATTAACTGAAACTTTCTTTGTTATGACTATATCTAAAATACTATATGGAAGCTTGCCTCCTGTTGGAACTATGATTTTATTTGTAATATTACTTGGTATATTTGCTGTAGGTGCTCCTGGTGTTCCTGGAGGTACTGTTGTTGCTTCTTTGGGTATTATTATATCTGTACTTGGTTTTAATGATGACGGTACTGCTTTGATACTTGCTATATTTGCTTTACAAGATAGTTTTGGTACTGCTTGTAATGTTACAGGAGACGGTGCTTTGGCTTTAATACTTCAAGGTATATTTAGAAAGAATAGTTAA
- a CDS encoding EamA family transporter, whose product MSIVYALLSSIFASLTAILIKIGLKDINSNLATAIRTIIILFMSWIIVFYTNKVNSINTLETLKNINNKTLIFIILSGVATGLSWLFYFKALQIGNVNKVIVIDKLSIVFTIILASLFLKEVISLKIIIGVILIVAGTLIISFS is encoded by the coding sequence ATGTCGATTGTTTATGCACTATTATCATCAATATTCGCTTCACTCACAGCAATACTAATAAAAATTGGTCTTAAAGATATTAATTCAAACCTAGCTACCGCAATAAGAACCATTATAATATTATTCATGTCTTGGATAATAGTATTTTATACAAATAAAGTAAACTCTATAAATACATTAGAAACTCTAAAAAATATAAATAATAAAACTTTAATATTCATAATACTTTCTGGTGTAGCAACAGGACTATCTTGGCTATTTTATTTCAAAGCACTTCAAATTGGAAATGTTAATAAAGTTATTGTAATAGATAAGCTCTCTATAGTTTTTACAATTATATTAGCAAGTTTATTTTTAAAAGAAGTTATATCATTAAAAATTATAATAGGTGTTATACTAATAGTAGCGGGTACATTGATAATAAGCTTCTCTTAA
- a CDS encoding NlpC/P60 family protein, with protein sequence MHFFISILIALMFSSYSFAQNYGYDKNYQSYLDENGVEIDDKQKDKVREDIKKWANFYLQKHYKYNERVELTHPTTKEKKKFNFDCSGFVTAVYWSSNIAVFEKQAIMDSSGVKTIYSTLSKYKKIYNDGMPNIGDIVMFDRTTSDTKKLTHAGIVVDVDREEGTVTYVHASTSKGLVEGYINLKYPDLARKDGKVINSYLRRGGGVDSLASKCFNSYGTILDIPLE encoded by the coding sequence ATGCATTTTTTTATTAGTATATTAATTGCTTTAATGTTTTCAAGCTATTCATTTGCACAAAATTATGGTTATGATAAGAATTATCAATCATATTTAGATGAAAATGGCGTAGAAATTGATGATAAACAAAAAGATAAAGTTAGAGAAGACATAAAAAAGTGGGCTAACTTTTATTTGCAAAAGCACTATAAATATAATGAAAGAGTTGAATTAACTCACCCAACTACAAAAGAGAAGAAAAAATTCAATTTTGATTGTTCTGGTTTTGTAACTGCTGTTTATTGGAGTTCTAATATAGCGGTATTTGAAAAACAAGCTATAATGGACTCAAGCGGCGTAAAAACAATATATTCAACACTTTCAAAATATAAAAAGATATACAATGACGGCATGCCAAACATTGGCGATATAGTGATGTTTGACAGAACTACATCAGATACGAAAAAACTTACACATGCTGGAATAGTTGTTGATGTAGATAGAGAAGAAGGAACTGTAACTTATGTACATGCCTCTACAAGTAAAGGGCTTGTTGAAGGCTATATAAATTTAAAATATCCTGATTTAGCTAGAAAAGACGGTAAAGTTATTAATAGCTATCTTAGAAGAGGAGGAGGCGTAGATTCACTTGCATCAAAATGTTTTAATAGTTATGGTACTATTTTAGATATACCTTTAGAATAA
- a CDS encoding DUF2752 domain-containing protein — translation MDRFLKFCILLVLIFCVNFNKNLPVENLCLFRATTGFPCPSCGMTRAYIHALNLDFKNALKYHPLFPLPAFLFVIIAFRKKIKIFDSIYNNNFLITCLIIIFIGVYIFRFMNDFPYREPFTFNYDSHFYTILEILNLVKK, via the coding sequence ATGGATAGATTTTTAAAATTTTGTATATTATTAGTTTTAATATTTTGTGTTAATTTTAATAAAAATTTGCCTGTAGAAAATTTGTGCTTATTTAGAGCAACTACTGGTTTTCCATGTCCAAGCTGCGGCATGACAAGAGCTTATATACATGCACTTAATTTAGATTTTAAAAATGCATTAAAATATCACCCTCTGTTTCCTTTGCCTGCATTTTTATTTGTTATAATAGCTTTTAGAAAAAAAATAAAAATATTTGATAGTATATATAATAATAATTTTTTAATAACTTGTTTAATAATTATTTTTATAGGTGTGTATATTTTTAGGTTTATGAATGATTTTCCATATAGAGAGCCTTTTACATTTAACTATGATAGTCATTTTTACACTATATTAGAAATTTTGAATTTAGTAAAAAAATAA
- a CDS encoding glycoside hydrolase family 57 protein has protein sequence MSKGYLALVLHAHLPYVRHPEHENFLEEEWLYEAITETYIPLLDAYDRMVNDGINFKITMSVTPPLMNMLANELLQNRYVNYIEKLIKLAEMEVERTSLDPNFHHTAEFYRDKFIKIRDIFVYKYNKNLLNGFRYFLERGNLEIITCGATHGFFPFMQEYPKAIEAQLKMAVKTHEKHLGRKPTGIWLGECGFFPGLEKHLANNGIKYFFVDTHGIMYADRVPKYGVYAPLYCSRESRVAAFGRDIESSRSVWSAEVGYPGDPRYREFYRDIGYDLPFEYIKEFIQSNGLRKNTGIKYYRITGKDCAKEPYNPEWAMEAAGEHSGNFMFNREKQIEYLASVMDDRPPIVVSPYDAELFGHWWYEGPMFIEFLMRKIHHDQNTIETITPKEYLERHPINQISMPSMSSWGANGYGEVWLNGTNGWIYRHLHKAAERMIELAHDYYNETGLYERALNQAARELLLAQSSDWAFIMHTGTMVDYAVNTTKLYIKRFTDLYYAIKNRDLNEEWLSKLEWRDDIFPEMDFRIYS, from the coding sequence ATGTCAAAAGGCTATTTAGCTTTAGTGCTTCATGCTCATCTCCCTTATGTCAGACACCCAGAGCATGAAAACTTTTTAGAGGAAGAATGGTTATACGAGGCTATTACAGAAACATATATACCTCTTCTTGACGCTTATGATAGAATGGTTAATGATGGAATAAATTTCAAAATCACTATGAGCGTAACGCCTCCTCTTATGAATATGCTTGCAAATGAGCTTCTTCAAAATAGATATGTTAATTATATAGAAAAATTGATAAAACTAGCAGAGATGGAAGTTGAAAGAACTTCATTAGACCCTAATTTTCATCATACTGCTGAGTTTTATAGAGATAAGTTTATAAAGATAAGAGATATATTTGTTTATAAGTATAATAAAAACTTGCTTAATGGTTTTAGGTATTTCTTGGAGAGAGGAAATTTAGAGATAATAACTTGCGGAGCTACGCATGGCTTTTTCCCATTTATGCAGGAATATCCTAAAGCAATAGAAGCACAGTTAAAAATGGCTGTAAAAACTCATGAGAAGCATTTAGGAAGAAAACCTACAGGCATATGGCTTGGAGAATGCGGATTTTTCCCAGGACTTGAAAAACATCTTGCAAACAACGGAATTAAATATTTCTTTGTTGATACACATGGTATAATGTATGCCGACAGAGTGCCAAAATATGGTGTTTATGCTCCTTTATATTGTTCTAGAGAGAGTAGAGTTGCTGCTTTCGGACGTGATATTGAGAGTTCTAGAAGCGTTTGGAGTGCTGAAGTTGGTTATCCAGGTGATCCAAGATATAGAGAGTTTTACAGAGACATTGGATATGATTTGCCTTTTGAATATATAAAAGAGTTTATACAAAGCAATGGTCTTAGAAAAAATACAGGCATAAAATATTATAGAATTACTGGTAAAGATTGTGCTAAAGAGCCTTATAATCCAGAATGGGCTATGGAGGCTGCAGGTGAGCATTCTGGTAATTTTATGTTTAACAGAGAAAAGCAAATAGAGTATTTAGCTTCAGTGATGGACGACAGACCTCCTATAGTAGTATCACCTTATGATGCTGAGTTATTCGGACACTGGTGGTATGAAGGACCTATGTTTATAGAGTTCTTAATGAGAAAGATTCATCATGACCAAAATACTATAGAGACAATCACACCAAAAGAATATTTAGAAAGACACCCAATAAATCAAATATCTATGCCTTCAATGTCTAGCTGGGGAGCTAATGGCTATGGTGAAGTTTGGCTTAACGGTACTAATGGCTGGATTTACAGACATTTACATAAAGCTGCAGAACGTATGATAGAGCTTGCTCATGATTATTATAATGAAACAGGTCTTTATGAGAGAGCATTGAATCAGGCTGCACGTGAATTGTTATTGGCACAAAGCAGTGACTGGGCTTTCATTATGCATACAGGCACTATGGTTGATTATGCTGTTAATACTACAAAATTATATATAAAGAGATTTACCGACCTCTATTACGCTATAAAAAACAGAGATTTAAATGAAGAGTGGCTCAGTAAATTAGAATGGCGTGATGATATATTCCCAGAGATGGATTTCAGAATATACAGTTAA
- a CDS encoding serine/threonine protein phosphatase: MDIFSFTNKSNNNKTNTDTILFNSEAILGRPLIINEQNNYSHFINSMEGTCISLVADGLGDTFASKLAIDVFNENFLDLVELVGEQEVINWIMHNFIKLEVNAARESADDVQKSMAGASIAGVLYHKFAGVFVFHAGDAKVFCIDKNKATQITRDHVNGYALENCACAGGGHYITIEGSRRNKSQNYFIATNSMCEAIASNFSSLEEGVYNIMSLSTEEAINKLKAINSNDNITAFGLKNLYSI; the protein is encoded by the coding sequence ATGGATATTTTCTCTTTTACAAATAAATCTAACAATAATAAAACAAATACTGATACTATACTTTTTAACAGCGAAGCAATACTTGGAAGACCATTAATAATAAATGAACAAAACAATTACAGTCATTTTATAAACTCTATGGAAGGCACTTGTATATCATTAGTTGCTGATGGTTTGGGAGATACTTTTGCTTCAAAGCTTGCTATAGATGTTTTTAATGAGAACTTTTTGGATTTAGTAGAACTTGTTGGAGAGCAAGAAGTGATAAACTGGATAATGCATAACTTCATCAAATTAGAAGTTAATGCTGCTAGAGAATCTGCTGATGATGTTCAAAAATCTATGGCAGGTGCTTCTATTGCGGGAGTATTATATCATAAGTTTGCTGGTGTATTTGTGTTTCATGCGGGGGACGCTAAAGTGTTTTGCATAGACAAAAATAAGGCTACTCAAATAACAAGAGACCATGTTAATGGATATGCACTTGAAAACTGTGCTTGTGCAGGCGGAGGACACTACATTACAATAGAAGGCTCTAGAAGAAACAAAAGTCAAAACTATTTTATTGCTACTAATTCTATGTGTGAGGCTATAGCATCTAATTTTAGCTCATTAGAAGAGGGTGTTTACAATATAATGAGTTTATCCACAGAAGAGGCTATAAACAAATTAAAAGCCATTAACAGCAATGACAATATAACAGCCTTTGGATTAAAAAACCTTTATAGTATTTAA
- a CDS encoding cation:dicarboxylate symporter family transporter encodes MWNYRKKSPLMLIKNQIPPYFTAVGTQSSAATIPVSLIAAEKNGVSEQIRNFVIPLCATIHLAGSMITLTCCSTAVILILGQNPTYSSILPFILMLGIAMVAAPGAPGGAVMSALPFFYMIGITGEELQGLMIALYLTQDSFGTAANVSGDNAIAVFVDWFYKTKIKKEAVA; translated from the coding sequence ATCTGGAATTATAGGAAAAAATCTCCTTTAATGCTTATAAAAAACCAAATTCCGCCTTATTTTACTGCTGTAGGTACTCAAAGTAGTGCTGCTACTATACCTGTTAGCTTGATAGCTGCTGAAAAAAATGGTGTTAGCGAACAAATTAGAAATTTTGTTATACCGCTTTGTGCTACTATACACTTAGCTGGTTCTATGATTACTTTGACTTGCTGTTCTACTGCTGTTATACTCATACTTGGTCAAAACCCAACTTATAGCTCAATACTTCCTTTCATACTTATGTTAGGTATTGCTATGGTTGCTGCTCCTGGTGCTCCTGGTGGTGCTGTTATGAGTGCTTTGCCTTTCTTCTATATGATTGGTATTACTGGAGAAGAGTTACAAGGTTTAATGATTGCTTTATACTTAACTCAAGACTCTTTCGGTACTGCTGCTAATGTATCTGGAGACAATGCTATAGCTGTATTTGTTGATTGGTTCTACAAGACTAAAATTAAAAAAGAGGCTGTTGCTTAA
- a CDS encoding VWA domain-containing protein produces the protein MLFVNPQFLLLLLIVPIITFIYIKTRKNHLYSVKHPRVSMAHTLKSKYYAKDIPFILLMLGLTFSIIGLARPATVDSSANINGEGIYISMVVDISPSMMAEDMLPTRLEASKKTMADFIKKRNFDKISLVAFALRASVLSPSTFDYTSLEKEIGNIKIDEEGSTSIGLGIATAVDMLRSVKDDAEKVIILLTDGENNSGEIDPKLASEIASNFNIKIYTIGIGDAAGSHAWVTYTDPNYGKRRIRADFTLNEKALIEIASITGGKYFNAKTSSALDNVYNTIDRLEKKPITDDNLIQYNELYKPFIIIALICIALSIILSSTRFLIVP, from the coding sequence ATGTTGTTTGTTAATCCGCAATTTTTATTATTATTATTGATTGTACCTATTATCACTTTTATATATATAAAAACTAGAAAAAATCATCTCTATTCTGTAAAGCACCCGCGTGTAAGTATGGCTCATACTTTAAAGTCAAAGTATTATGCTAAAGATATACCGTTTATACTTTTAATGCTAGGATTAACTTTTTCAATAATAGGCTTAGCTCGTCCTGCTACGGTAGACAGCAGTGCTAATATTAATGGAGAGGGTATATATATATCTATGGTGGTTGATATATCTCCTTCTATGATGGCCGAGGATATGCTTCCTACAAGGCTTGAGGCTTCAAAAAAGACTATGGCTGATTTTATAAAAAAAAGAAATTTCGATAAAATAAGTTTAGTTGCTTTTGCATTAAGGGCTTCTGTGCTTTCGCCTTCTACTTTTGATTATACTTCATTAGAAAAAGAAATCGGCAATATAAAAATTGATGAAGAGGGTTCTACTTCTATTGGTCTTGGCATTGCTACTGCGGTTGATATGCTTAGAAGTGTAAAAGATGATGCTGAAAAAGTGATAATACTTCTTACAGACGGAGAAAATAATTCTGGAGAGATAGACCCTAAACTTGCTTCAGAGATAGCTTCCAATTTTAATATTAAAATTTATACAATAGGTATTGGTGATGCTGCTGGAAGTCATGCTTGGGTAACATATACAGACCCTAATTATGGCAAAAGAAGAATTAGAGCAGATTTTACACTTAATGAAAAAGCATTAATTGAAATAGCAAGTATAACAGGCGGAAAATATTTCAATGCCAAAACAAGTTCTGCATTAGATAATGTTTATAATACAATAGACAGATTAGAAAAAAAGCCAATTACAGATGATAATCTTATTCAGTACAATGAATTATATAAGCCTTTTATTATAATAGCTTTAATATGTATTGCATTAAGTATTATATTATCTTCTACAAGATTTTTGATTGTACCATAA